From Candidatus Manganitrophus morganii, the proteins below share one genomic window:
- a CDS encoding bifunctional 4-hydroxy-2-oxoglutarate aldolase/2-dehydro-3-deoxy-phosphogluconate aldolase encodes MLNDVLERITREKIIAVIRTENADQAVKTVQAVMEGGVCIFEISYTIPDAQDVIRELMKERNILVGAGTVLTLREARSAIGLGCHFVASPVGNLEMVPVCRDGNVACILGASTPSEIYTAMRGGANMVKVFPVDALGGPDYIDEILKPLPFLKIIPAGVKSYDSFKEYLSIGVEAIALGSLLTPRKHVESQNYEAITREAKKFSSLRDDLLRKAA; translated from the coding sequence ATGTTAAATGACGTGCTTGAGCGTATTACCAGAGAAAAAATTATCGCAGTCATTCGAACCGAAAATGCCGATCAAGCCGTGAAGACCGTGCAGGCCGTCATGGAAGGGGGGGTTTGTATTTTTGAAATATCCTACACCATTCCGGATGCGCAGGACGTTATTCGGGAATTGATGAAGGAAAGGAATATCCTGGTGGGCGCCGGGACGGTGCTGACTCTCCGTGAAGCGCGCTCGGCGATCGGTCTGGGTTGTCACTTTGTTGCCTCACCGGTCGGAAACCTGGAAATGGTTCCGGTTTGCCGAGACGGCAACGTCGCCTGTATATTAGGAGCCTCGACTCCGTCCGAAATTTATACGGCAATGCGTGGAGGGGCGAATATGGTCAAAGTTTTCCCCGTCGATGCCCTCGGCGGCCCGGATTATATCGATGAGATCCTCAAGCCGCTCCCCTTCCTTAAAATCATTCCGGCGGGGGTCAAGAGTTATGACTCGTTTAAAGAGTACCTCTCCATCGGCGTGGAGGCGATTGCTTTGGGAAGTTTGCTGACTCCCCGCAAACATGTGGAGAGCCAAAATTACGAGGCGATTACGCGCGAGGCGAAAAAGTTCTCTTCCCTTCGGGATGACCTTCTCCGCAAAGCGGCATAG
- a CDS encoding alpha/beta hydrolase: MKSLIFFPEKEITLTPADAGLPFEDLTLTTADGVKINGWFVPHPEAQTTILWLHGNGGNMSHRVGRIDRSHHTLKANVLIIDYRGYGRSGGRVSEKGTYLDAVAAYDYLLTRDDVDPARIIPFGASLGAAVAVELALQRKVQGLVLEAPFISIREMARVALPWLPVGGLITTRYDNLSKIGRLEIPILILHGDRDETIPFAQGRKLFEAARGPKTFYAIPGAGHNNTEAVGGEAYFKAMADFIFRLP, encoded by the coding sequence ATGAAAAGCCTTATTTTCTTCCCCGAGAAAGAGATCACCCTCACCCCCGCCGACGCCGGACTCCCCTTCGAAGACCTCACCCTTACCACCGCCGACGGCGTCAAAATCAACGGCTGGTTCGTCCCCCACCCCGAAGCGCAAACGACGATTCTCTGGCTGCATGGAAACGGGGGGAACATGAGCCACCGGGTGGGGCGAATCGACCGTTCCCATCACACGTTAAAAGCAAACGTTCTCATCATCGACTATCGGGGTTATGGGCGAAGCGGCGGGCGGGTCTCGGAGAAAGGGACCTATCTGGATGCCGTTGCGGCGTATGATTACCTTCTCACCCGGGACGATGTCGATCCGGCGAGGATCATTCCTTTCGGGGCTTCGCTCGGGGCGGCGGTGGCGGTCGAGCTGGCCCTTCAGAGAAAGGTGCAGGGGCTGGTCTTGGAGGCGCCCTTCATCTCGATTCGAGAGATGGCGCGGGTCGCCCTCCCCTGGCTTCCGGTCGGAGGGCTGATCACGACCCGGTACGATAATCTCTCGAAGATCGGACGATTGGAAATTCCGATCTTGATCCTCCACGGCGACCGGGACGAGACCATTCCCTTCGCACAGGGCCGGAAGCTCTTCGAGGCGGCCCGCGGGCCGAAGACCTTTTATGCGATTCCCGGCGCCGGCCATAACAATACCGAAGCGGTCGGAGGCGAGGCCTATTTCAAGGCGATGGCCGACTTTATCTTCCGCCTTCCCTGA
- a CDS encoding response regulator: MSKRVLIVDDNQDAIHILSAVLKRGGYAVSVAKNGAEAVEMVRQEHPALILLDIMMPKMDGFEVCQEIKGSTETRGIPILMITARKDPESRKRGLEVGASEYLVKPIHPAEVLRKVEEYLGNDRSSPPSLKSIFLPFLLLREKITFQLGAFAYCSAVDKKPTV, from the coding sequence ATGTCAAAGAGAGTATTAATCGTTGATGACAACCAGGACGCCATCCATATTTTGTCGGCAGTCCTGAAAAGAGGAGGCTACGCCGTCTCTGTTGCGAAAAACGGAGCCGAGGCGGTCGAAATGGTCCGTCAGGAGCATCCCGCTCTGATCCTGCTCGATATCATGATGCCGAAAATGGACGGCTTCGAGGTTTGCCAAGAGATCAAGGGAAGCACGGAAACACGCGGCATTCCGATTCTCATGATCACGGCGAGAAAAGACCCGGAATCGCGGAAACGCGGTCTGGAAGTGGGCGCCAGCGAATATCTGGTCAAGCCGATCCACCCCGCCGAGGTCTTGCGGAAAGTTGAGGAATATTTGGGGAACGACCGATCTTCTCCGCCTTCCCTGAAATCGATTTTTCTGCCGTTTCTTCTTCTTCGTGAAAAAATCACTTTTCAGTTGGGAGCGTTTGCCTACTGCTCCGCCGTCGACAAAAAACCGACGGTCTAA
- a CDS encoding CPBP family intramembrane metalloprotease has product MTWWTLSFYLLVLLAAGSVFSVKKDAYPDRGTLFDRQVWSIWIGIFAATLLKSVSAIVLWSPWSFRNQPAIVPIYFLAEISVFVGVLLFYRLITGRPFTLLGFSSERLGIRLLFAMRWIIGVFFVLYCVFYIFLLFQSIEVSQAWLMRLYRNRDLVTALMHFFEKMWGLPSVVIPILFMVVLRPFAEEIVFRGLLYGPIRRKSDPIMAALISSFLFTLADGSIASPHLLTGVLSAYLYERTESLFPGMILHGLLNLGSVVYYFGGKNVISVVVRKAEAGWMTLLLAALFVGVVILYRVLLKKGYGWGGTVSIS; this is encoded by the coding sequence ATGACATGGTGGACGCTCTCTTTCTATTTGCTCGTTCTCTTGGCGGCCGGGTCCGTCTTTTCGGTCAAGAAGGACGCCTATCCTGACCGGGGAACCCTGTTCGACCGACAGGTCTGGAGCATTTGGATCGGCATCTTCGCCGCGACCCTTCTCAAATCGGTCAGCGCCATCGTTCTCTGGTCTCCCTGGTCCTTCCGGAATCAACCGGCCATCGTGCCGATCTATTTTCTGGCCGAAATCTCGGTCTTCGTCGGCGTTCTCCTCTTTTACCGGCTCATCACCGGTCGGCCTTTTACCCTCCTCGGTTTTTCGTCGGAACGATTGGGAATACGCCTCCTCTTCGCGATGAGGTGGATCATCGGGGTGTTCTTCGTTCTTTACTGCGTCTTCTATATCTTCCTTCTATTTCAATCGATCGAGGTGTCCCAAGCCTGGTTGATGCGGCTTTACCGAAACCGCGATCTCGTCACCGCCCTGATGCACTTCTTTGAAAAAATGTGGGGGCTCCCTTCCGTCGTCATTCCGATCCTATTTATGGTGGTCCTTCGTCCGTTTGCGGAGGAGATCGTCTTCCGCGGCCTGTTATACGGGCCGATCCGCCGGAAGTCCGATCCGATCATGGCGGCGCTCATCTCCTCTTTTCTTTTCACCCTGGCGGACGGATCGATCGCGAGCCCCCATCTCCTCACCGGGGTCCTCTCGGCCTATCTCTATGAGCGGACGGAGAGCCTTTTCCCCGGAATGATTTTACATGGGCTGCTTAATCTGGGAAGTGTCGTCTACTACTTCGGCGGGAAAAATGTCATCTCCGTCGTCGTGCGCAAAGCCGAGGCCGGTTGGATGACCCTTTTGCTTGCGGCCCTCTTCGTCGGGGTCGTCATCCTCTATCGCGTTCTGCTGAAGAAGGGATACGGATGGGGAGGGACGGTTTCGATTTCTTAA
- the leuC gene encoding 3-isopropylmalate dehydratase large subunit — MKPKTMFEKIWEAHVVHEEAGKPSLLYIDRHLIHEVTSAQAFDGLRLAKRKVRRPELTFATMDHNVPTTDRALPIEDEISAKQMDTLSRNCKEFGVTLFDLKSPEQGIVHVIGPELGLTLPGFTLVCGDSHTSTHGAFGALAFGIGTSEVEHVLATQCLLQDRPKTFLIDVNGPRPYGVEAKDIILSIIGRIGTGGGVGSVIEYAGDTIRSLSMEERMTVCNMSIEGGARAGMIAPDEKTFEYLKGRKYAPKDFDAAVTRWKKLPTDPGATFDRTLKIDAATLTPQVTWGTNPGQVLPIDARIPNPTEYTDPNDRKSAERALEYMGLRPGTRIEEIPIERVFIGSCTNARIEDLRRVAQFVKGRRVSSKVYAMIVPGSQQVKKKAEEEGLHRIFKEAGFDWRESGCSMCLGMNPDTLKPGERCASTSNRNFEGRQGKGGRTHLVSPIMAAAAAVEGHFVDVRQYDSKK; from the coding sequence ATGAAACCGAAAACAATGTTTGAAAAGATCTGGGAAGCCCACGTCGTCCATGAAGAGGCCGGGAAGCCGTCGCTCCTATACATCGATCGGCATTTGATTCATGAGGTGACCTCGGCCCAAGCCTTCGACGGACTTCGGCTGGCCAAGCGGAAGGTGCGGCGGCCCGAATTAACGTTTGCCACGATGGATCACAACGTCCCGACCACCGATCGCGCCCTCCCGATCGAAGATGAAATCTCGGCCAAACAGATGGATACCCTCTCGCGCAATTGCAAAGAGTTCGGGGTGACCCTCTTCGATCTTAAGAGTCCGGAACAGGGGATCGTCCATGTGATCGGTCCGGAGTTGGGGCTGACCCTCCCCGGCTTTACTCTTGTCTGCGGCGACAGCCATACCTCCACCCACGGGGCGTTCGGAGCGCTGGCGTTCGGAATCGGCACGAGCGAGGTGGAGCATGTCTTGGCGACGCAGTGTCTTCTTCAAGACAGACCGAAAACCTTCCTGATCGACGTAAATGGCCCGCGCCCCTACGGCGTGGAGGCGAAAGACATCATCCTCTCCATCATCGGGCGGATCGGCACCGGCGGCGGCGTCGGCAGCGTCATCGAATACGCCGGCGATACGATTCGCTCGCTCAGCATGGAAGAGCGGATGACCGTTTGCAACATGTCGATCGAAGGGGGAGCCCGCGCCGGGATGATCGCCCCGGACGAGAAGACCTTTGAATATTTGAAAGGACGAAAATACGCTCCCAAAGATTTTGATGCGGCGGTGACCCGATGGAAGAAGCTCCCGACCGATCCGGGCGCGACCTTCGATCGCACGCTGAAGATCGATGCGGCGACGTTGACCCCGCAGGTCACCTGGGGAACCAACCCCGGCCAGGTCCTGCCGATCGACGCCCGCATTCCGAATCCGACCGAATATACCGATCCGAACGACCGGAAGTCGGCCGAGCGGGCCCTCGAATACATGGGGCTGCGCCCCGGAACCCGGATCGAGGAGATCCCGATCGAGCGGGTCTTCATCGGCTCCTGCACCAACGCCCGGATCGAAGATCTTCGCCGAGTCGCCCAGTTCGTGAAGGGCCGCCGGGTCTCCTCCAAAGTCTATGCGATGATCGTCCCCGGATCGCAGCAGGTGAAGAAAAAAGCCGAAGAGGAAGGGCTCCATCGCATCTTCAAAGAGGCCGGGTTCGATTGGCGGGAGTCGGGCTGCTCGATGTGCCTCGGCATGAATCCCGATACCCTGAAGCCGGGTGAACGGTGCGCTTCCACCTCCAACCGGAACTTCGAGGGACGCCAGGGAAAGGGAGGACGGACCCATCTCGTCAGCCCGATCATGGCGGCCGCCGCGGCGGTCGAGGGACATTTCGTCGACGTTCGTCAGTACGATTCTAAAAAGTAG
- a CDS encoding MFS transporter: MRDPTVHETRPVLITRAFILLFAAHLLFGLSFWPYVLLPVFLQQLGADLFTVGLIMGTASFSGILIRPWVGAALDRIGRRKILIAGGAIFLGANLSYLAIDEVGWTIFVVRLLHGLGMGILMAAFFTLAADLSPATRRTEGIALFGVSGHLSGAIGVLVGEQIIRLGGYPALFLSSATLALLSIFTSLFIREPDTPSHDAEPEGFFSVLRGPALRIPLLGTVAFSFSMTSYMVFLKPYALKMGIGSITPFFIAYTLTAVTVRLAGSSWPDRFGLKKVLYPSVFSMAVGIVALLFWPTPSGLIVSGVLSGIGHGFIFPILSVMLIERAREENRGSAITLFTLLYDLGLFIGAPLLGFIAIGERYGRMYVAAAAVLIVSLIAFIRFDREKGGGGSGPPLREGGR, from the coding sequence ATGAGAGATCCGACGGTTCATGAAACCCGGCCTGTTCTGATCACGCGCGCCTTCATTCTTCTCTTTGCCGCTCATCTTCTCTTTGGGCTTTCTTTTTGGCCATACGTCCTGCTCCCGGTGTTTCTTCAGCAACTGGGGGCCGATCTTTTTACAGTCGGCCTGATCATGGGGACCGCCTCGTTTTCCGGAATCCTCATTCGTCCGTGGGTCGGCGCGGCGCTCGACCGGATCGGACGGCGGAAAATATTGATCGCCGGCGGGGCGATCTTTCTGGGGGCCAATCTTTCTTATCTGGCCATCGATGAGGTCGGGTGGACGATCTTCGTTGTCCGGCTGCTTCATGGGCTCGGCATGGGAATCTTGATGGCGGCCTTCTTCACCCTGGCAGCCGATCTGTCGCCGGCCACGCGGCGGACGGAAGGAATCGCCCTTTTCGGGGTGTCGGGGCATCTTTCCGGCGCGATCGGTGTTTTGGTGGGGGAGCAGATTATCCGGCTTGGGGGATATCCCGCCCTCTTTCTCAGCAGCGCGACCCTTGCGCTTTTATCGATCTTCACCAGCCTCTTTATTCGCGAACCTGATACCCCTTCCCACGACGCCGAACCGGAGGGCTTCTTCTCCGTTCTGCGGGGGCCGGCGCTTCGCATTCCGCTGCTCGGAACCGTCGCCTTCTCCTTCAGCATGACCTCCTACATGGTCTTTCTCAAGCCGTATGCCCTGAAGATGGGAATCGGCTCGATCACCCCTTTCTTTATCGCGTATACCCTCACCGCCGTGACCGTCCGGCTGGCCGGGAGCAGCTGGCCCGACCGGTTCGGACTCAAGAAGGTTCTTTATCCATCGGTGTTTTCAATGGCGGTCGGGATCGTCGCCCTTCTGTTCTGGCCGACCCCCTCGGGCTTGATCGTGAGCGGCGTGCTCAGCGGGATCGGGCATGGATTCATTTTTCCGATTCTTTCGGTCATGCTGATCGAGCGGGCGCGGGAAGAAAACCGAGGAAGCGCGATCACCCTCTTTACCCTGCTCTACGATTTGGGTCTCTTCATCGGAGCGCCGCTGCTCGGCTTCATCGCGATCGGAGAACGTTACGGAAGGATGTACGTCGCCGCCGCGGCGGTTCTCATCGTCAGCCTGATTGCATTCATCCGGTTTGATCGGGAAAAGGGGGGAGGGGGGAGCGGGCCGCCGCTCAGGGAAGGCGGAAGATAA
- a CDS encoding cytochrome c, with protein sequence MSKLIWATVAVGILLAGCSGGISDEALAGLSPAEAGQKVFDAKCKRCHVINGSGGTRGPNLSNVGGRLEETALREFLQDPEKARPGTRMPKVGLTEKQLDVVATYLAGLK encoded by the coding sequence ATGTCGAAACTCATTTGGGCCACGGTGGCGGTCGGAATTTTACTGGCAGGGTGTTCGGGTGGAATCAGTGATGAGGCGCTAGCGGGCCTTTCACCGGCGGAGGCGGGGCAGAAGGTCTTTGATGCCAAATGTAAACGGTGCCACGTGATCAACGGCTCCGGCGGGACGCGCGGACCGAATCTCTCGAACGTCGGTGGACGTTTGGAGGAAACGGCCCTCCGGGAATTCCTCCAAGATCCGGAAAAGGCAAGACCGGGAACCCGGATGCCGAAGGTCGGCCTCACCGAGAAACAGCTCGACGTGGTGGCAACTTATCTTGCGGGACTGAAGTAA
- the leuD gene encoding 3-isopropylmalate dehydratase small subunit, with translation MEPFTKLNGLVALLDLPNVDTDQIIPKQFLKRIERTGFGQFLFYDWRFIDGKQLNPEFEMNADRYKGATILVTRANFGCGSSREHAPWSLLDYGFKCIIAPSFADIFYNNCFKNGMLPIVLSEDQIETIFQRTRAREGYRLNVDLEKREITSADGLLFLFDVDPFRRHCLLNGLDDIGLTLQQEEKISEYERTRAWVS, from the coding sequence ATGGAGCCATTCACCAAATTAAACGGACTGGTCGCGCTGCTCGATCTTCCGAACGTCGATACCGATCAGATCATTCCGAAGCAGTTTCTGAAGCGGATCGAGCGGACCGGATTCGGACAGTTTCTTTTTTATGACTGGCGTTTTATCGACGGCAAGCAGCTCAACCCCGAATTCGAGATGAATGCCGACCGGTATAAAGGGGCGACGATTCTCGTCACCCGCGCCAATTTCGGCTGCGGCTCCTCGCGCGAGCATGCCCCCTGGTCGCTCCTCGATTATGGTTTCAAGTGCATCATCGCCCCCTCTTTCGCCGACATCTTCTACAACAACTGTTTTAAAAACGGGATGCTTCCGATCGTCCTTTCCGAAGATCAGATCGAAACGATCTTCCAGCGGACCCGCGCCAGGGAAGGCTATCGATTGAATGTCGATCTGGAGAAGCGGGAGATCACGTCGGCGGACGGGCTGCTTTTTCTCTTCGATGTCGATCCGTTCCGGCGGCATTGCCTGCTCAACGGGCTGGATGATATCGGTCTGACGCTTCAGCAGGAGGAGAAGATCAGCGAGTACGAGAGGACGCGGGCCTGGGTCTCGTAG
- the aat gene encoding leucyl/phenylalanyl-tRNA--protein transferase, with the protein MQISLTPELLEAAYRQGIFPMADGGEIRWYSPDPRGIIDFESFHLPKRLARTIRRGPFEIVINRNLEAVIRACASRQETWINEEIIRAYLALHRSGKAHSVEAYAEGTLAGGLYGVALGGAFMGESMFTVQRDASKVCLAFLVERLKNRGYLLLDTQFITSHLQSFGAVEISRPEYMRRLEKALALDCRFD; encoded by the coding sequence ATGCAGATCTCCCTTACCCCCGAACTCCTTGAGGCCGCCTATCGCCAGGGAATCTTTCCGATGGCCGACGGGGGAGAAATTCGATGGTACTCTCCCGATCCCCGGGGGATCATCGATTTCGAATCTTTCCATCTCCCGAAGCGGCTGGCCAGGACCATTCGCCGGGGACCTTTTGAAATTGTGATCAACCGGAACTTGGAGGCGGTGATTCGGGCCTGCGCCTCTCGGCAAGAGACCTGGATCAACGAGGAGATCATCCGGGCCTATCTGGCGCTTCACCGGTCCGGCAAGGCCCATTCTGTGGAAGCTTATGCGGAGGGAACCCTGGCGGGAGGGCTATATGGGGTCGCGCTCGGCGGCGCTTTTATGGGGGAGTCGATGTTTACCGTTCAGCGGGACGCCTCGAAGGTCTGCCTCGCCTTTTTGGTCGAGCGTCTTAAAAATAGGGGCTACCTTCTCCTCGATACGCAGTTCATTACCTCCCACTTGCAGAGTTTCGGCGCCGTCGAGATTTCACGCCCGGAGTACATGAGACGTCTTGAGAAGGCGCTGGCCCTCGATTGCCGGTTCGATTAA